Proteins from one Triplophysa dalaica isolate WHDGS20190420 chromosome 6, ASM1584641v1, whole genome shotgun sequence genomic window:
- the ptger1a gene encoding prostaglandin E receptor 1a (subtype EP1) isoform X2 — translation MHRSNTSRLVPLRPFANHSQWEGHVTSSALENVTSDRPMSGPIAAMLSMTLGILSNIVALLILANAYARLRRRSKAFLLFASSLVATDFVGHVIPGSIVMRLYLSGGVPSAEYNRSDPLCQFLGGSMVFFGLCPLFLGCAMAAERCLGVTKPLLHASLVTITRTKVSLSFIWLAALCVALLPCFKLGSYTYQYPGTWCFIKVLEDVEEADVAFVMLFSGLGMTTLAVALVCNTVSGLTLVLARIRKQTCNRRSARSHDIEMVVQLVGIMVTSCICWSPLLIVGLITVTQSYEGSIGDDLPTYKTLMIMGVRIASWNQILDPWVYILLRRAVLRKIYLITKRQTDFKQNNLRCWEIHSFPSSEKNTVSRV, via the exons ATGCACCGCAGCAACACATCCAGGCTCGTGCCACTCCGCCCCTTTGCCAATCACAGTCAGTGGGAGGGTCATGTGACCTCTTCAGCACTTGAAAACGTCACCTCGGACCGTCCCATGAGCGGACCTATAGCTGCCATGCTATCAATGACCCTGGGCATCCTGTCGAACATTGTGGCTTTACTCATCCTGGCGAACGCGTATGCCCGCCTGCGACGCCGTTCCAAAGCCTTCCTTCTATTCGCAAGCTCACTGGTGGCCACAGATTTCGTGGGGCATGTCATACCCGGTTCAATAGTCATGAGGCTTTACCTTTCCGGAGGCGTACCCTCTGCAGAATACAACAGGTCGGATCCCTTATGCCAGTTCCTAGGGGGCAGCATGGTGTTTTTCGGCCTGTGCCCGCTCTTTCTTGGATGCGCTATGGCGGCCGAGAGGTGTTTGGGGGTCACAAAGCCACTGCTCCACGCTTCGCTGGTTACGATCACAAGGACAAAAGTCTCGCTTTCATTTATCTGGTTGGCGGCACTTTGCGTTGCCCTTCTACCCTGCTTCAAGCTGGGCTCGTATACCTACCAGTACCCTGGCACCTGGTGTTTCATTAAAGTTCTGGAGGACGTTGAAGAGGCGGACGTGGCCTTCGTTATGCTGTTCTCCGGTCTGGGGATGACAACTCTGGCTGTGGCTTTGGTCTGTAACACAGTGAGCGGACTGACGCTGGTGTTGGCCAGGATACGCAAGCAAACCTGTAACCGTCGGTCAGCTAGGTCACATGACATTGAGATGGTGGTGCAACTTGTGGGTATAATGGTCACGTCATGTATCTGCTGGAGCCCTCTGCTG ATTGTTGGCCTAATTACAGTAACACAGTCGTACGAGGGCTCTATAGGAGATGACCTTCCCACCTATAAAACCCTGATGATAATGGGGGTGCGAATAGCTTCGTGGAACCAGATCCTGGACCCGTGGGTCTACATTCTTCTCCGCCGAGCCGTCCTCCGAAAGATTTACCTCATCACCAAACGTCAGACAGacttcaaacaaaacaatttacgCTGCTGGGAGATCCATTCCTTTCCCAGTTCAGAGAAAAATACTGTCAGTAGAGTATAA
- the LOC130425030 gene encoding uncharacterized protein LOC130425030, translating to MNPVNVGRMNASDLGNPVYEFALYEAPLYKDYKPPARDFIQIPRTVLYLMMAAVVVVAVAYAIVGHLIKDLAHDILDWALGPDEEILKGSSEAGEDTTVTHMPSGLTHSHPNAFHVWDQDDVVIPLSLEHNPQVSPFQAVIPFIPHFFPSHSVINSPAPQIQWGETKSPNRIPQEAYVFPSPKNTGQRCAFSNVSFHDRRDDKV from the exons ATGAACCCGGTTAATGTCGGCAGAATGAACGCATCCGACCTCGGAAACCCGGTGTATGAGTTTGCGTTGTACGAGGCTCCGCTGTATAAGGATTATAAACCACCTGCCAGAGACTTCATCCAGATCCCCAGGACGGTACTGTACCTCATGATGGCCGCTGTGGTGGTGGTCGCGGTCGCTTATGCCATTGTGGGACATTTAATTAAAGACCTCGCCCATGACATCTTAG ATTGGGCTTTGGGTCCGGATGAGGAGATTTTAAAGGGCAGCAGTGAGGCAGGTGAGGACACCACCGTCACCCACATGCCCTCAGGCCTCACACACTCTCATCCCAACGCCTTCCACGTGTGGGATCAGGATGACGTGgtcatccctctctctctggaGCACAATCCCCAGGTCAGCCCTTTTCAGGCTGTCATTCCCTTTATTCCGCATTTCTTCCCATCTCACAGCGTGATCAACAGCCCCGCACCTCAGATCCAGTGGGGGGAAACCAAGAGCCCCAACAGGATTCCACAAGAGGCCTACGTTTTTCCCTCCCCGAAAAACACAGGACAGCGCTGTGCTTTCTCAAACGTGTCATTCCATGACAGGAGAGATGACAAAGTGTGA
- the acp5a gene encoding tartrate-resistant acid phosphatase type 5a translates to MASPLMLVFFIALPVVLCYHSSFIDLEAKGSNKSSIRFLVVGDWGGLPYPPYVTPIETATARMMAKTASTMGSDFVLAVGDNFYYKGVTDVNDPRFQVTFENAYTQDSLNIPWYVIAGNHDHAGNVLAQIEYSQRSKRWNFPYYYYEMNFRIPKTESTLTIIMLDTVLLCGNSDDFLDQQPKAPRSGVQANKQLIWLQERLARSKADYLLVAGHYPVWSISEHGPTDCLLKKLRPLLRKYKATAYMCGHDHNLQYIKESGIGYVVSGAGNFMDPDVRHRNKVPRGYLKFFNGDASTLGGFAHVEVNKKQMTVTFIQARGTSLYQAVLKKRDDVLREDEDYA, encoded by the exons ATGGCGTCACCACTGATGTTGGTGTTTTTTATTGCTCTCCCTGTGGTCCTCTGCTACCATTCCTCATTCATTGACCTGGAAGCTAAAGGAA GTAACAAGTCCTCCATCAGGTTCCTGGTTGTTGGAGACTGGGGAGGTCTGCCGTATCCTCCTTACGTCACCCCTATAGAGACGGCCACTGCTCGCATGATGGCCAAGACTGCTTCCACGATGGGCTCAGACTTCGTTCTTGCTGTTGGAGACAACTTTTACTACAAGGGTGTAACTGATGTGAATGACCCTAGATTTCAG GTCACTTTCGAAAACGCGTATACTCAAGATTCTCTTAACATTCCATGGTATGTCATTGCTGGCAATCACGACCATGCAGGAAATGTTCTTGCTCAAATTGAGTACAGTCAACGATCAAAACGATG GAACTTCCCTTACTACTATTACGAGATGAACTTCCGCATTCCTAAAACTGAGAGCACATTGACTATCATCATGCTTGACACTGTGTTGCTGTGCGGCAACTCTGATGACTTCCTAGACCAGCAGCCTAAAGCTCCACGCAGTGGCGTTCAGGCCAACAAACAGCTGATCTGGCTTCAGGAGCGTTTGGCCAGGTCTAAGGCTGATTATCTCCTGGTGGCTGGCCATTACCCAGTGTGGTCCATCTCTGAGCATGGACCCACTGACTGCTTGCTGAAGAAACTGAGGCCACTGCTGAGGAAGTACAAGGCCACGGCGTACATGTGTGGCCATGATCATAATCTACAG TACATCAAGGAGTCTGGCATCGGTTATGTGGTTAGTGGAGCTGGTAACTTTATGGATCCTGACGTGCGGCACCGTAACAAGGTTCCCCGAGGCTACCTCAAGTTCTTCAATGGGGACGCCTCCACCCTCGGTGGGTTTGCCCATGTGGAGGTCAATAAGAAGCAGATGACGGTTACGTTCATCCAGGCAAGAGGGACATCTCTCTATCAGGCTGTTCTTAAGAAGCGTGACGATGTTTTAAGAGAAGATGAGGATTATGCTTGA
- the ptger1a gene encoding prostaglandin E receptor 1a (subtype EP1) isoform X1, with protein MELHGFDAFLCEDATLPSQYSTEVAMHRSNTSRLVPLRPFANHSQWEGHVTSSALENVTSDRPMSGPIAAMLSMTLGILSNIVALLILANAYARLRRRSKAFLLFASSLVATDFVGHVIPGSIVMRLYLSGGVPSAEYNRSDPLCQFLGGSMVFFGLCPLFLGCAMAAERCLGVTKPLLHASLVTITRTKVSLSFIWLAALCVALLPCFKLGSYTYQYPGTWCFIKVLEDVEEADVAFVMLFSGLGMTTLAVALVCNTVSGLTLVLARIRKQTCNRRSARSHDIEMVVQLVGIMVTSCICWSPLLIVGLITVTQSYEGSIGDDLPTYKTLMIMGVRIASWNQILDPWVYILLRRAVLRKIYLITKRQTDFKQNNLRCWEIHSFPSSEKNTVSRV; from the exons ATGGAACTGCATGGATTTGATG CATTCCTCTGTGAAGATGCGACCCTCCCATCTCAATACTCCACTGAGGTAGCCATGCACCGCAGCAACACATCCAGGCTCGTGCCACTCCGCCCCTTTGCCAATCACAGTCAGTGGGAGGGTCATGTGACCTCTTCAGCACTTGAAAACGTCACCTCGGACCGTCCCATGAGCGGACCTATAGCTGCCATGCTATCAATGACCCTGGGCATCCTGTCGAACATTGTGGCTTTACTCATCCTGGCGAACGCGTATGCCCGCCTGCGACGCCGTTCCAAAGCCTTCCTTCTATTCGCAAGCTCACTGGTGGCCACAGATTTCGTGGGGCATGTCATACCCGGTTCAATAGTCATGAGGCTTTACCTTTCCGGAGGCGTACCCTCTGCAGAATACAACAGGTCGGATCCCTTATGCCAGTTCCTAGGGGGCAGCATGGTGTTTTTCGGCCTGTGCCCGCTCTTTCTTGGATGCGCTATGGCGGCCGAGAGGTGTTTGGGGGTCACAAAGCCACTGCTCCACGCTTCGCTGGTTACGATCACAAGGACAAAAGTCTCGCTTTCATTTATCTGGTTGGCGGCACTTTGCGTTGCCCTTCTACCCTGCTTCAAGCTGGGCTCGTATACCTACCAGTACCCTGGCACCTGGTGTTTCATTAAAGTTCTGGAGGACGTTGAAGAGGCGGACGTGGCCTTCGTTATGCTGTTCTCCGGTCTGGGGATGACAACTCTGGCTGTGGCTTTGGTCTGTAACACAGTGAGCGGACTGACGCTGGTGTTGGCCAGGATACGCAAGCAAACCTGTAACCGTCGGTCAGCTAGGTCACATGACATTGAGATGGTGGTGCAACTTGTGGGTATAATGGTCACGTCATGTATCTGCTGGAGCCCTCTGCTG ATTGTTGGCCTAATTACAGTAACACAGTCGTACGAGGGCTCTATAGGAGATGACCTTCCCACCTATAAAACCCTGATGATAATGGGGGTGCGAATAGCTTCGTGGAACCAGATCCTGGACCCGTGGGTCTACATTCTTCTCCGCCGAGCCGTCCTCCGAAAGATTTACCTCATCACCAAACGTCAGACAGacttcaaacaaaacaatttacgCTGCTGGGAGATCCATTCCTTTCCCAGTTCAGAGAAAAATACTGTCAGTAGAGTATAA
- the ilf3a gene encoding interleukin enhancer-binding factor 3a, whose protein sequence is MAHMGDFARPPLSRPPPSWDEHQAYEELLYWDNLIQEGVRLHPPDYERYEELRYWFDCLCYEEDLRQYNDYVVEYRKWEDQHLQPGEQAMKLPPMRTFVNEDRYVRAKHATIYPSAEQLEGVQNMVSNMECGLKAVSEWLNKKENEAAGDSEGNSSQNKLRGLLRVGLVAKGLLIKDELELELVLLSRDVPTSSLLRLISGKLLELIKDVTEEKFVITSSIQEAAIIVTSTTSPLLKLKIHLTSPIVREQVEKESAGESCAESSPQDALDRQKCLASLASLRQAKWFQAKVSELESCMIVIRIFRDLCSRVSSWAPLKGWVLELLCQKAISTSERLLGPGEAFRRVLECVASGILMEDGPGIIDPCERESTNAAAHLTRQQREDITQSAQFALRLSAFGQLYKVLGMDRLSSKVARMLSTQSAAVTDAPAKRPRVFEAGEHDMRPKFPRKEKSKPENALMKLNQIRPGTLYKLSSQTGPEHEPEFTMTVEVDGVTYEATGASKRSAKLHVAQKVLQALGVPMATEVKPAVENKTAAAFTGSDETTPTGSEDGAEGGPILTKHGKNPVMELNEKRRSLKYELVGVKGRFNDKTFTIEVDVDGKKFQGSGSNKKLAKANAALAALEQLFPEGSPADPLKKKRFPPTGFGMAGVPYNAGRGRGRGRGRGRGFNHAGSKFAGSTAGVPSITPVTSTSTMDVTADQSAIANAATYQAVPPPVTGYYNHYSQTYSQFKKPDIQVQNQNKNSIQAPLVGPDYGYGFGGPPGVSMGGPADYSYAAFSGPPGTATFGPPGTTPPGYGYTQSAYPNLGGYTSGTNTADYTYR, encoded by the exons ATGGCTCACATGGGGGATTTTGCGCGGCCTCCTTTATCTCGACCACCGCCGTCCTGGGACGAACATCAGGCCTATGAGGAGCTGCTGTACTGGGATAATCTGATTCAGGAGGGAGTCCGACTTCACCCGCCGGACTACGAACG ATATGAAGAGCTGCGGTATTGGTTTGACTGCTTGTGTTATGAGGAAGACCTCAGGCAGTACAACGATTATGTGGTGGAGTACAGAAAGTGGGAAGATCAGCATTTGCAACCGGGAGAG CAGGCAATGAAGCTGCCCCCCATGCGCACCTTCGTGAATGAGGACCGCTATGTGAGAGCCAAGCATGCGACAATATACCCATCAGCGGAGCAGCTGGAGGGCGTCCAGAACATGGTGTCTAACATGGAGTGTGGCCTGAAGGCCGTCTCTGAGTggctgaataaaaaagaaaatgaggcCGCTGGTGATAGTGAAGG TAATTCTTCACAGAATAAACTGCGTGGCCTTTTGAGAGTGGGGCTGGTGGCAAAAGGGCTCCTAATAAAGGATGAATTGGAGCTGGAGTTGGTGCTTCTCTCCAGAGACGTACCCACCAGTTCTCTGCTCAGACTGATCTCCGGAAAACTTTTAGAGCTCATAAAG GATGTTACTGAAGAGAAATTCGTTATCACTTCATCCATCCAAGAAGCTGCGATCATCGTGACCAGCACGACGTCGCCCCTGCTGAAACTGAAAATCCATCTGACCTCACCCATTGTCAGGGAGCAGGTTGAGAAGGAGTCCGCCGGAG AATCGTGTGCGGAAAGCTCTCCGCAGGACGCTCTGGACAGGCAGAAATGCCTGGCTTCTCTGGCGTCTCTCCGCCAGGCCAAGTGGTTCCAG GCTAAAGTTTCTGAGCTGGAGTCGTGCATGATCGTGATTCGGATATTTCGGGACCTGTGTTCCCGCGTTTCATCTTGGGCCCCACTGAAGGGCTGG GTTCTGGAACTGTTGTGCCAGAAAGCCATTTCAACCAGCGAGAGGCTGCTGGGACCTGGAGAGGCATTTCGGAGAGTTCTGGAATGTGTTGCGTCCGGCATATTAATGGAAG ATGGTCCGGGCATTATTGATCCCTGTGAGCGAGAGAGCACTAATGCTGCTGCCCATCTCACCCGGCAACAGCGGGAGGACATTACCCAGAGTGCACAG TTTGCATTAAGGCTGTCGGCATTCGGACAGCTGTATAAAGTTCTTGGAATGGATCGTCTCTCTTCTAAAGTCGCTAGAATGCTCAGCACCCAGAGCGCAG CAGTGACTGATGCTCCAGCAAAGAGGCCGAGAGTTTTTGAAGCGGGGGAGCATGACATGAGACCAAAGTTTCCAAGAAAAG AAAAGAGCAAGCCGGAGAATGCGCTGATGAAGCTGAATCAGATACGTCCCGGAACACTCTACAAACTGTCATCACAGACCGGTCCTGAACATGAACCTGAGTTCACCATGACTGTAGAGGTGGACGGAGTCACATACGAAGCTACAGGCGCCTCCAAACGCAGCGCCAAACTACACGTCGCCCAGAAA GTTCTGCAGGCATTGGGTGTCCCCATGGCAACGGAGGTTAAGCCTGCTGTTGAAAACAAAACCGCGGCTGCGTTTACAGGTTCAGATGAAACTACGCCCACCGGATCTGAAGACGGTGCTGAG GGCGGCCCCATTCTCACCAAACACGGCAAAAATCCTGTGATGGAGCTCAACGAGAAGCGCAGAAGTCTCAAATATGAACTTGTCGGCGTCAAGGGCCGTTTCAACGACAAAACCTTCACTATCGAG GTGGACGTTGACGGAAAGAAGTTCCAGGGCTCTGGGTCAAATAAGAAATTAGCCAAAGCCAACGCAGCGCTGGCGGCATTAGAGCAGCTCTTTCCAGAAGGTTCTCCTGCAGACCCGCTGAAGAAGAAGCGATTTCCTCCAACG GGTTTCGGCATGGCTGGTGTACCTTACAATGCAGGTCGAGGTAGAGGAAGAGGCCGTGGGAGAGGAAGAGGGTTCAACCACGCAGGCTCCAAGTTTGCAG GGTCCACTGCCGGAGTCCCCTCAATCACGCCAGTTACCAGCACCTCCACCATGGATGTCACGGCGGATCAGTCTGCCATTGCAAACGCAGCCACCTACCAGGCCGTCCCTCCGCCCGTCACCGGCTATTACAATCACTACAGCCAAACCTACTCCCAGTTCAAGAAACCGGACATTCAGGTTCAAAACCAGAACAAAAACTCCATCCAAGCGCCTCTTGTAGGACCAGACTACGGTTACGGATTTGGGGGACCTCCTGGAGTGAGTATGGGAGGACCAGCGGATTACAGTTACGCAG CATTCAGTGGACCACCTGGTACAGCGACATTCGGACCACCCGGTACCACACCCCCGGGATACGGCTACACCCAAAGCGCTTACCCAAACTTGGGGGGCTACACCAGTGGAACCAATACTGCAGACTATACGTACAGATAA